CCATGGCCTTATTCGCATCCATTTCAGGTACATCTTTTAACCTATATTCTCTCCCGAGGGCTTCATATTTATCAAGGGCCATTGTATGATAAGGAAGAATTTCAATCCTATCAATTTTATCCGCTAAATAAGCTATTCTATCAAATAGTTTATATATACTTTCTTCATTATCAGTTATTCCAGGAACCATGACATGTCTAATCCATAGCTTACCAGTGAAATCATCTAGGTAAGAAAGAAACTTATAAAAACCATTCATATTTACACCAGTTAAATCTTTGTATCCAATATTGTCAAAATGCTTAATATCCAATATTACTGTATCCACATATTTGAGAATTTCCTTAAAGTATTCTTCTTTGCCATATCCAGTTGTATCTATAGCTGTATTGAAGCCTTCAGCTTTTAAAAGTTTAAGGGTTTCTAGCAAGAATTCTCCTTGAAGTAAACACTCTCCCCCAGAGAAAGTAATTCCTCCACCTGATCTGTCATAATACTTTTTATATCGTCTAGCTATATTTAATACCTCTTCAGGAGTAATTTCTCTATTAGAAAACATCGTTTGACTATCTGGGTTATGACAATATGCACATCTTAATGGACAGCCTTGTAAAAATATTACTGTTCTAATACCTGGTCCATCTACTAAACCCATGGTTTCTATTGAATGTAGTCTTCCTTTCATTTTTATCACCTTTCCTTTAAAAAGCTGTGTCCAATGGTTTAATATGCTGCAGTGCCCGATGACTTACAATTACACAAAATCAAAGATTTTGGTAATTGCATAGCCAATGGACTTGTTGTTATGGGTTCAGGAAAATACATCTGAACCTCATCAACAACTGGCGTGGAACGTTCTACTGATTACTTCTTTCTTTTGCTCTAATGTTAGTCTGTTGAAATGTACTGCATATCCTGATACTCTTATTGTTAATGTTGGATATTTTTCTGGATGTTCCATTGCATCTATTAGTAGTTCTCTGTTCAGAACATTAACGTTTAAGTGGAATGCTCCTTGTTCGAAATATCCATCCATGATGCCAACTAAGTTATTTATTCTATCTTGATCTGTTTTTCCTAATGCATTTGGTACTATCGAGAAAGTATTTGAAATACCATCCTGACATATATCCTTATATGGTAATTTAGCTACTGAATTAAGTGATGCTAAAGCTCCATTTTCATCTCTTCCATGCATTGGGTTAGCTCCTGGTGCAAATGGTTCGCCTTTCTTTCTGCCATCCGGAGTTGATCCAGTTTTCTTACCGTAAACAACATTTGATGTTATTGTTAGTACTGATAGAGTATGTTCAGCATTTCTGTAAGTTGGAGTCTTCTTCAACTCGTCACTGAATCTAGTGACAATATCTATAGCTATGTCATCAACTCTATCATCATCATTTCCGTATTTAGGGAAATCTCCTTCTATTTCAAAATCAACTGCTATTCCATTTTCATCTCTTATTGGTTTCACCTTCGCATATTTTATAGCACTTAATGAATCTGCCACTATTGAAAGCCCAGCAATACCAAAAGCCATGTATCTGTGTACTTCTGAATCATGTAATGCCATTTGACCTTTTTCATAGGCATATTTATCATGCATGTAATGAATTGTATTCATTGTACCTACATAAATCTCAGCTAGATCTTTCATTACCTTGTCATAATTTTTCATTACCTTGTCATAATCAAGAATTTCATCATCTATTTTTTCTATGCCATCTATTACCTTAATTACGTTGCCATTCTTATCTTTTTTAACCTCATCCACTCCGCCGTTGATAGCATATAATAATGCTTTAGCTAAGTTTGCTCTTGCTCCAAAGAATTGCATATCTTTACCTATTCTCATAGCTGATACACAACATGCAATTGCATAATCATCGCCATATATTGGTTTCATCAAATCATCGTTCTCATATTGAATAGCTCCAGTTTCCTTGCTCATCTTTGCACAGTATGCTTTAAATCCTTCTGGCAAGTCATTTGACCAAAGAACTGTCATATTTGGCTCAGGAGCCGGTGATAGAGTTTTTAATGTATGAAGAAATCTAAAGGCAGTCTTAGTTACTAGAGTTCTACCATCTAAACCCATTCCACCAATTGACTCAGTAATCCAGTTAGGATCACCTGCAAATAGCTCATTATAGTCAGGTGTTCTTAAATGTCTTACAATTCTAAGCTTGATTACAAATTGATCTATTAATTCTTGAGCTTCTATTTCAGTTAATGTTCCATTATTCAAATCTCTTTCTATATAGATATCAAGGAATGTAGTATTTCTTCCTAGTGACATTGCTGCACCATTGTTTTCCTTTACTGCTGCAAGATATCCTAAATATAGAAATTGAACTGCTTCCCTAGCATTTGATGCAGGCTTGGAGATATCTATTCCGTAGGATAGAGCCATTTCCTTTATCTCATCAAGAGCCCTTATCTGCTCTGATAATTCTTCTCTATGTCTTATGTTCTCCTCTGTAGCTAATCCTTTAATATTTTGTTTATCCTTCATCTTCTGCTCTTTTAAGTAATCAATTCCGTATAAAGCTATTCTTCTATAATCACCAATTATTCTTCCTCTACCGTATGCATCAGGTAATCCTGTCAATAGTCCTACTGTTCTTGCTCTCCTAGCTTCAGCGGTGTATGCATCGAATACTCCCTGATTATGTGTCTTTCTGTAATTGTTAAAGTGCTCCTCAAGCCCTTCATCCATTTCAACACCATATGCGTTTAAAGAATCCTTAACCATTCTATATCCGCCATATGGATTTACTATTCTTTTTAGAGGTGCATCTGTTTGTAACCCTACTATTATCTCATTATCCTTGTCTATATATCCCGGTTCATAATTATTGATTCCTGAGAATCTTGAAGTATCAATATCAACCTTACCTGTTAGTATTTCTTCATTTATTAGCTCTTCAACCTTTCCCCATAGAGCTTCTGTCTTTGGTGATGCTTCAGCAAGAAAACGGTCATCACCTTCATATGACTTATAGTTTAGATGTATAAAATCTTTTACGTCTACATTCTCATTCCAATTTCCTTTAATGAATCCGTTCCAGCTTTTCATCATATTTATCATCCTTTTCTATATAATTAATCGAGAAGTTTACCGCTTCTTCGAATTTAAGTGTTCTTCTATGGTTTCATTATACAAAGGATTAAAAATATGAGCAGTGATTATGGTCACAATTTTGAATATTTTATTTAAAGTAGCAAAATATATTACCAACAACAATATTAATGGAGGAAATTATGAATATCGATTTTAAAAGTACCTTACCAAAGTCCTATTGGATTGCTTCTACTGCGGAAACAAGCTTTCCAACTTTAGAAAACGACATAGATGTGGATATTGCCATTGTAGGAGGTGGAATGACTGGAATCTTATGTGCATATCAACTTCACAAACAGGGCCTAAAAGTAGCTATACTCGAATCCAGTAAAATATTAAATAATACCACTTCCCATACTACGGCTAAAATAACTTCCCAGCATGATTTGTTTTATTACAAGTTACTGAACTCTATGGGAGAAAAATTAACGAAGCAGTATGCTGAAGCTAATGAATCAGCCATTAAAGACATTCAGAATATAGTTGAAGCAAATAATATAGACTGTGGATATTCTACTCAGGACGCATATGTTTATACACAGCAGGATGATTATATCAACAAGATAAAAGACGAAGTACAAGCTGCCTCTACCTTAGGTATCAAGGCAACCTTTCTAGATGAAATACCATTACCTCTAAAGATAAAGGGAGCAGTAAAATTCGAAAACCAAGCACAGTTCCACCCAAAGAAATTTCTATTAGCAATAGTTGATAAGATGACAAAGTTAGGAGTACAAATATATGAAAATTCAAGAGTAGTTGAATTGGATAAACATGTATTAGATAGCTATACACTAACAACTAAAAATGGAAATAAGATAAATGCAAAAAAGGTTATAATAGCATCTCACTATCCATTTATTAATAAGCCTGGGATGTATTTTTCCAAAATTTATGCCGAAAGAGCTTACGCCATTGCTATAAAAGCACAAGAAAAGTTTCCAGGTGGAATGTACCTCTCTGCAGAAGAACCTACTAGATCCTTTAGAGGTCTTGATACCGAGGATGGAGAATTGATACTATTGGTTGGTGAAAATCACAAAACAGGTCAAAGTGATGAAACAACGAAACACTACAGAGCTTTATTATTTACAGCCAATGAAATGTTTACTGTTGAGGATGTACCATATTGGTGGTCTACTCAAGATTGTATGACAATGGATGATATACCTTATATAGGGGAATTTCACCAGGAATATAAAGATCTATATGTGGCTACTGGATTTAAAAAATGGGGAATGACCCATAGTATGGTTTCATCTATACTACTCAAAGATATGATAATAAGCGGTAAGAGCAAGTGGCAGGATGTATATAATCCATCAAGAAAGATTAATATGCAAGGAGCTAAGGAATTAATAAAGGAAAATGCAAATGTAGCTAGTAATCTAGTAGGAGGTAAATTAGAAAAGGGAAATGATGAGCTTTACATTAAACCAGGAGAAGCTCAATTGATAAATATTGAAGGCAATAGAGCAGGAGCCTATAAGGATGAAAACGGAGATTTGCACATTGTAAATACCACATGCACCCATATGGGCTGTGAACTTAACTGGAATGAGGCAGAGAAATCCTGGGATTGCCCATGTCACGGGTCCAGGTTCAATATGGACGGTAAAGTAATAGAAGGCCCTGCAGTTGAAGACTTAACATTTAGCAATGATGTGAGTACATTCAAGAAGGTATTGACAGAGAAGTTTTAGTCGTTTGGTTAGGTCATAAGTAAGAGGAGATTTCTCCATTTCGCTTCGCTCCAGTCGAAATGACAAAATGTCATTCCGAGCGTAGCCGAGGAATCTCCTGTTCTATACCATTAGTCGGCTACGTTAGCCAAATTGAAAATTTGGACTCCGCGACATCTGACCTACCATCAATTTACGGAAAAACCATCCGTAAATTGGGTTAGGTCATTATCGTTAATATAACTGGAACCTAGTATCAACATCCCACCTGCTACTTGTAATAAAGTTAAACTCTCTTTAAATACTACTGCTGAAATAATTACCGCTGATACAGGGTCTATATAGCTGAGCATCGCAATGGTTTGACCTTTTAAATTCTGCATTCCTGTAAAATACAATAAATACGGAATAGCTGTATATAAAATACCTAAAATTAAAATATAAGGTATAAACTCAGCTTTAAATATATCTAATGTTGGTCTTTCTACAAATAATACATAAGGAACTAGTACTATAACTGATACAACTAATTGTATCAGTGTAGCTTCTAATCCTGATAGATTTTTGAAAAATTTATTTGTTAGAATAACCGTTGCATAAAGAATTGCAGCAATTAGTCCATATGTAAGCCCAAGAGGGTGATTATATGAACCTACTACAGAGCTATCGGTGTTCACTATCATAAATAAACCTGCTACCGCCACCACTATACTTATGAATTTTCTTATGCTTAACTTTTCCTTTAATAGAAAAGGTGATAAAAGCATTACTATTGCTGGTTCAAAATAATATGTTAATGTTGCATTGGATACAGTTGTATATTTATAAGCTTCAAATAAAAATATCCAGTTGGCTCCCATTGCTGACCCAGAAAGAAGTAGTAGCCAAAAATTATCTTTTATCTTTTGCATTGATATCTTATTCTTTGTAATTACACTATATAAGATCAAAAACAAACTAGCTATTATAGCCCTCAATAATGAGATGACACTAGATGGCAGTCCAATCTTTCTAACAAATATACTTATACTCCCAAAAGTTAACATAGCAATGATGATATATAATCTCGATTTCAAAATATCTACTCCTTAATAAATGTTTTTCCCACAAAATGATTGCGAATGCAATTTCATCACACCGTCGCAATGGTGAATATTTTCTCATTATTATATCACATTAAAGCGTTATTGCTAGTATAATTTTCTTGAATTGTAGAAAAATTAAAATATATCCTGTCTGTCATCCCAAGCGTAGCTGAGGGATCTCGAGTTTAATGCTTTTAAAGAGCAGATTTCTCCATTAGGCTACGCTTCAGTCGAAATGACATAAAGGAGGTAAATGTGTTAAGATTTTATATATAAATAAATATTTAGGGGGTATCAGATTTGGATTTGGAAAAAAATTTAGAGAAATATGCTGAATTAGCAGTAAAGGTTGGAATCAACCTTCAGGAAAAGGAAGGATTAATTATAGCTGGTAATACAGATACTCTTCCTTTAGTTAGAAAAATTGCCAAGAAAGCTTATGAGGCAGGAGCTAAACATGTTGAACTTCTGTTGGATGACGATGATATTTCACTTATGCGTTATACATATGGTAAAGACTTTGTATTTGACGATTATCCACAGTGGAAAGTAAATGCATTGGAAGAAATGTATAAGGATAATTATCACCATTTAATCGTAAAAGCACCAAATCCTGAGTTATTAAAGGATATTGATGGTGAAATTATAGCAAGGAGTCAAAAATCCTCTTCAAAAGCAATGGCAGCTATTTCAAAATATCGTATGACTGGTTTTACTAAGTGGACTATTATCGCTATGCCTTCAACTGCTTGGGCAAAATCCGTATTCCCAGAATTAGATGATAAGGTTGCTGTAGAGAAGCTTTGGGAAAAAGTATTTGCAGCAACAAGAATAGACCAAGAGGATCCAGTTAAAGCTTGGGAACTTCACGATAAAAATCTTAAAAAATATAGAAATTATTTAAACGACAAAGAATTTGAGAAACTTGTACTAAAAGGACCCGGTACTGATTTAGAGGTATATTTAGCTGAAGGCCACTTTTGGATGGGTGGGTCCAAGGAAAGTCAGTCAGGCTGTTCTTACGTAGCAAACATGCCTACTGAAGAGGTATTTACAACTCCACATAAACTAAAAGTTAACGGGAAGTTAAAGGCAACTAAACCACTCAGCGTAAATGGCAAACTAGTAGAAAACTTTGGATTTGAATTCAAGGATGGTCAGGTTGTAGACTTTTATGCCGAAAAGGGATATGAAGTAATTAAAAACCTTTTAGAAAATGATGAAGGTGCAAGATATTTAGGAGAAATAGCCTTGGTTCAAGATGATTCACCGATTTCTAATACTGGCATCCTTTTTAATAATACATTGTTTGACGAAAATGCTTCCTGCCATTTTGCACTCGGAAAATCCTATGCCTATGCCATGAGAAATGGTTCAAATCTATCTCAGGAAGAGTTAATTGCTAAGGGAGCTAACGATAGTCTGATTCATGTGGACTTCATGGTCGGTGGTCCCGAGTTGGAGATTACAGCTTATGAGAAGGATGGAAATGTAGTGAAGTTATTTGAGAAAGGAAACTGGATTTTTTAAACAAAGATAAGAGATAAGAACTAAGAGTTAAGAGTTAAAACCCGAGATTCCTCGACTGCACTCGGAATGACAAGCCTTTTTTCATGCTGAACGCTAGTGAAGCATCTGGGGTTTCAATTTATAATTAAATTATTTGATTTTTTAGAAAAATGTGTTATCATTGTTTTTATATTTATAATTCCTAATAGATAGATAAAGGAGGATATCATGAAAATAAAAGAACTAGCTGAAAAGTATAATGATTATATTATAGATCAAAGACGTTGGTTACACGCACATCCAGAGCTTAGCTTACAAGAGGTAAATACAACTGCTCACCTAGTAGAAGAATTGGAGAAAATGGGTATCGAAGTAATAACATTCCCTAATTATAACGGTTGTATTGGAATCATAAAAGGCGGAAAACCAGGAAAAACCATTATGCTTCGTGCAGATATTGATGCTTTACCCGTTGAAGAACATACAGGTCTACCTTATGCTTCAACAAATGGGAACATGCATGCTTGTGGTCATGATATACACATGGCTGTACAATTAGGAGCATCAAAAATCTTACTAGATTTAAAAGATGAATTAGAAGGTACTGTAAAGCTTCTTTTCCAATCTGGCGAAGAAGTAGCTGGTGGAGCTAAATACTATGTTGAAAATGGATACTTAGATGATGTAGATGCAGTATACGGAAATCATATTTGGTCAGGAGTAGAGGCAGGCAAATTCAGTATCGAGGGCGGAGAAAGAATGGCTTCATGCGATACATTTAAAATCACAGTTGAAGGAGTATCCTCCCATGGTTCAGCTCCTCATCTAGGAAATGATGCGTTATTTGCTGCAGCTTCCATTGTCATGAATGTACAATCCTATATAAGTAGAAGAAAAGATCCCCTTGAAGCGGCTGTTGTGACAATTGGAACTATCCATGGAGGTCAAAGATTTAATATAATTGCCAACCATGTTGAAATGGAAGGTACTACAAGAGCATTTAATAAGGAAATAAGAAATGCCATAGAAGGCGAACTTAGAACTATAGTAGAAAACACAGCTAAGGCTCTAGGGGTAACTGCAAAGTTAGAATACAGTTATCTTACAGATCCAATAATAAATGAAAACGAAACATTAAATAAAATAGCACATGATGCAGTTATTAAACTATATGGAGAGGATGCAATAAGACCAATGACTAAGGTTTTAGGTGCTGAAGACTTTTCATATTTAATGAAAGATAGACCTGGATTCTTTGGTTTCTCAGGTTGCTACAATGAAGAAATTGGCGCTATCCATAACAATCATAGTGATATGTTCATAGTAGACGAGAGTACTTTGCATATGACTGCAGCTTTAACTGCACAATTTGCATATGATTACTTAAATCATACTAAATAATATATAATGATTTATATTTTCAGAGTAGAAATCGAAAAGTTTCTACTCTGATTTTTATTATTTTGCTACTTCACTATGATATAATTTGCTTATTAGTAACAATACATTTGGGTATAAAGCATAATGTTTAAGTATTGGAAGAAATTGCATAGTAATTTCATCACACCACTGCAACGAGGTGAGTGATTATAACACACCACCTGTTTATTTAAATAGGTACCCGATCGCTTATAGAAGCGGGGGATATCATTCATCTCGTTATTATGAGAGTTTACAAGGAGGGATTGTTAATGGGGTTAATAAAAGCTATTAGTAGCGCAATAGGTGATTCCTTAGCCGATCAATGGTTAGAGGTTATCGAACCCAATAATATGGGGGACAACACCGTATTTACATCGGGAATAAAAGTTAGAAAAGATGATAGAAGAGGTTCCAATAGGAAGAGTACACAAGATACCGTTTCAAACGGATCAATCATCCATGTTTATCCAAACCAATTTATGATGCTGGTAGATGGTGGTAAGGTTGTAGATTATACTGCTGAAGAGGGATATTACAAAGTTGATAATTCATCATTACCTTCCTTATTCGATGGTGGATTTAAAGATACCTTAAAAGAATCATTCCAACGTATTAAATATGGTGGTGTTACACCGACATCACAAAAGGTTTTTTATATAAATTTACAAGAGATTAAAGGTATTAAATTTGGCACTCCAAATCCACTTAACTATTTTGACAATTTTTATAACTCCGAGCTATTTTTAAGAACACACGGAACTTATTCCATTAAGATTACAGATCCATTGTTATTCTTTATGGAGGCAATTCCAAGGAATGAGGATAAAGTGGAAATCCAGGATATAAATGAACAATATTTATCTGAGTTTTTAGAGGCATTGCAATCTGCCATAAATCAGATGTCCATAGATGGAATAAGGATTTCACATGTTGCTTCTAAGGGTAGAGAGTTAAGCAAATACATGTCAGATATACTTGATGAGGAATGGAAAAAAACAAGAGGTATGGAAATACAATCAGTAGGTATTTCGAATATATCTTATGATGATGAATCCAAGGAATTAATAAATATGAGAAACAAGGGTGCTATGCTTGGGGATCCATCTGTTAGAGAAGGCTATGTGCAAGGTTCCATTGCAAGAGGTCTTGAGGCTGCCGGATCAAATGAAGCAGGAAGTACACAAGCCTTTATGGGTATGGGCTTCGGAATGCAAGCTACAGGTGGATTTATGGACGCCGCATCAGAATCAAACCAGAAACAAATGGAAGAACAAAGAAAACAAGCTGCAACACATACTAATGTGCCTAATGATAATGCATGGTTCTGTGGCAATTGTGGTGTAAAGAATACAGGAAAGTTCTGTACTGAATGTGGAACTAAAAAGAGTACTCCAGCTTTCTGTTCAAATTGCGGATATAAGGTAGAGGGGGATACTCCTAACTTCTGTCCTGAATGTGGTAATAAGTTCTAGGTTTTCAAAAGGGGGTAAAAGATGGCGACAACAACATATAAATGCCCTGGCTGTGGTGCCGGTATCCACTATAAACCAGAAATTAAGAAATTTAAATGCGATTATTGTTTGAGTGAATATACAGAAGAAGAGTTTCAGAAACTTAACCAGGAGGAAGGGCACAGTCACGAAGAGGAACATGTTCATTTTCAGTCATATACCTGTGAAAGCTGTGGAGCAAATGTACTTACAGATGAGACCACTACAGCAACATTTTGCTACTATTGTCATAATCCTGTTATACTATCTGGAAGACTAGAAGGTGACTTTAAGCCTAAAAAGATGATTCCTTTTTCAATAAACAAGGAAAAAGCTAAGGAGAGTTTTTTAAGATGGGCAGAAAAAAAGAAGTTTGTACCAAAGGATTTTACTAGTACTTCCCAGTTGGAGAAAATAACAGGAATATACCTTCCCTACTGGTGGGTAGATACAAAGGCACAGATTAATTACGTTGCCGAAGGTAGAAATACAAGAGTATGGAGAACAGGTGATAGAGAATATACCGAAACTAAGAAATACCAGATAATAAGAAAGGGCGAAATATATTTAAAGAACGTAGGGGAAATTGCCTTTACTAAAATAAATAAGAGTCTTTTAAATGGAATATTGCCATTTAGAGAACAGGAAGCTGTGGAATTTTCAATGCCATATCTATCAGGTTTTTTTGCTGAGCAATATAATATAACTAAAGAAGAGGCCGAACCTATGGTAGGGGAACAAATCAATAGATACTATGATTATCTAGTCAATGGATTGGTCAGCGGCTATGATAGAATAAATACCATTAATAGCGGAATCCATATAAATGAAGAGGAGTGGAATTATACTCTCTTACCTGCATGGGTACTAACATATATTTACAATGGTAAAACTTATGTATTTGCAGTTAATGGTCAGACCGGAAAATCCTATGGCGAGCTACCCCTTAGTACATCAAAACTATCATCGGTATCCGGTATAATATTCGGACTTACCTTTTTAGGACTATTATTAGGAGGTCTATTAATATGGTAAGTATATTGAATAATTATAGAAGAATATTCACTCTGATGATTGTAATAGGTATACTAATAATTAATTCCGTAGCAGTTTTTGCCTATAAAAATCTAGTATTTGATGAAGCAGGATTGTTAACTCAAGACCAAATACTATCTTTGGAAAATGAAGCAAATGACCTAGAACAATTGTATAGTATGGATATAGTCATTACAACTACAAATGATACACAGGGTAAAAGTTCAAGGGAATACGCCGATGATTATTTTGACTACAATGGATTTGGTGTAGGTCATGATTATGATGGGATTCTATTTTTAATAGATATGGATAACAGAGAAGCCTATATATCAACTAGCGGAATAGGAATCAGATATTTAACCGATGAAAGAATAGAAAGAATTTTAGACGTAGTATTTGATTCTGGTTTGGCCGACGGAGATTTCTACGGAGCATGTTGGGGATTTTTAAACGAAACTAGGAACTTCCTAGAAAAAGGAATCCCAAGTAACCAACATACAGTTGAGGAAGAAGAGCCAAATAGAATTACAATATTTGATGTTGCAATAGGAATAATTGGCGGAATAGCTACTGGAGCATTCTTCTATGGTACAACTAAATCCAGATATAAACTTAGAAATCCAGGGAATCCATTTTCCTACAGG
The DNA window shown above is from Tissierella sp. Yu-01 and carries:
- the pflA gene encoding pyruvate formate-lyase-activating protein, translated to MKGRLHSIETMGLVDGPGIRTVIFLQGCPLRCAYCHNPDSQTMFSNREITPEEVLNIARRYKKYYDRSGGGITFSGGECLLQGEFLLETLKLLKAEGFNTAIDTTGYGKEEYFKEILKYVDTVILDIKHFDNIGYKDLTGVNMNGFYKFLSYLDDFTGKLWIRHVMVPGITDNEESIYKLFDRIAYLADKIDRIEILPYHTMALDKYEALGREYRLKDVPEMDANKAMEYQEILTNLLKDEKQRVINTKRII
- a CDS encoding SPFH domain-containing protein, whose amino-acid sequence is MGLIKAISSAIGDSLADQWLEVIEPNNMGDNTVFTSGIKVRKDDRRGSNRKSTQDTVSNGSIIHVYPNQFMMLVDGGKVVDYTAEEGYYKVDNSSLPSLFDGGFKDTLKESFQRIKYGGVTPTSQKVFYINLQEIKGIKFGTPNPLNYFDNFYNSELFLRTHGTYSIKITDPLLFFMEAIPRNEDKVEIQDINEQYLSEFLEALQSAINQMSIDGIRISHVASKGRELSKYMSDILDEEWKKTRGMEIQSVGISNISYDDESKELINMRNKGAMLGDPSVREGYVQGSIARGLEAAGSNEAGSTQAFMGMGFGMQATGGFMDAASESNQKQMEEQRKQAATHTNVPNDNAWFCGNCGVKNTGKFCTECGTKKSTPAFCSNCGYKVEGDTPNFCPECGNKF
- a CDS encoding amidohydrolase, which gives rise to MKIKELAEKYNDYIIDQRRWLHAHPELSLQEVNTTAHLVEELEKMGIEVITFPNYNGCIGIIKGGKPGKTIMLRADIDALPVEEHTGLPYASTNGNMHACGHDIHMAVQLGASKILLDLKDELEGTVKLLFQSGEEVAGGAKYYVENGYLDDVDAVYGNHIWSGVEAGKFSIEGGERMASCDTFKITVEGVSSHGSAPHLGNDALFAAASIVMNVQSYISRRKDPLEAAVVTIGTIHGGQRFNIIANHVEMEGTTRAFNKEIRNAIEGELRTIVENTAKALGVTAKLEYSYLTDPIINENETLNKIAHDAVIKLYGEDAIRPMTKVLGAEDFSYLMKDRPGFFGFSGCYNEEIGAIHNNHSDMFIVDESTLHMTAALTAQFAYDYLNHTK
- a CDS encoding TPM domain-containing protein, with product MVSILNNYRRIFTLMIVIGILIINSVAVFAYKNLVFDEAGLLTQDQILSLENEANDLEQLYSMDIVITTTNDTQGKSSREYADDYFDYNGFGVGHDYDGILFLIDMDNREAYISTSGIGIRYLTDERIERILDVVFDSGLADGDFYGACWGFLNETRNFLEKGIPSNQHTVEEEEPNRITIFDVAIGIIGGIATGAFFYGTTKSRYKLRNPGNPFSYRNNSIVNIAASEDKLMDSFVTHRIIPKPKPPSGGSSGGRSTAHRSSSGRSHGGGGRKF
- a CDS encoding FAD-dependent oxidoreductase, translating into MNIDFKSTLPKSYWIASTAETSFPTLENDIDVDIAIVGGGMTGILCAYQLHKQGLKVAILESSKILNNTTSHTTAKITSQHDLFYYKLLNSMGEKLTKQYAEANESAIKDIQNIVEANNIDCGYSTQDAYVYTQQDDYINKIKDEVQAASTLGIKATFLDEIPLPLKIKGAVKFENQAQFHPKKFLLAIVDKMTKLGVQIYENSRVVELDKHVLDSYTLTTKNGNKINAKKVIIASHYPFINKPGMYFSKIYAERAYAIAIKAQEKFPGGMYLSAEEPTRSFRGLDTEDGELILLVGENHKTGQSDETTKHYRALLFTANEMFTVEDVPYWWSTQDCMTMDDIPYIGEFHQEYKDLYVATGFKKWGMTHSMVSSILLKDMIISGKSKWQDVYNPSRKINMQGAKELIKENANVASNLVGGKLEKGNDELYIKPGEAQLINIEGNRAGAYKDENGDLHIVNTTCTHMGCELNWNEAEKSWDCPCHGSRFNMDGKVIEGPAVEDLTFSNDVSTFKKVLTEKF
- a CDS encoding DMT family transporter; the encoded protein is MKSRLYIIIAMLTFGSISIFVRKIGLPSSVISLLRAIIASLFLILYSVITKNKISMQKIKDNFWLLLLSGSAMGANWIFLFEAYKYTTVSNATLTYYFEPAIVMLLSPFLLKEKLSIRKFISIVVAVAGLFMIVNTDSSVVGSYNHPLGLTYGLIAAILYATVILTNKFFKNLSGLEATLIQLVVSVIVLVPYVLFVERPTLDIFKAEFIPYILILGILYTAIPYLLYFTGMQNLKGQTIAMLSYIDPVSAVIISAVVFKESLTLLQVAGGMLILGSSYINDNDLTQFTDGFSVN
- the pflB gene encoding formate C-acetyltransferase, which translates into the protein MKSWNGFIKGNWNENVDVKDFIHLNYKSYEGDDRFLAEASPKTEALWGKVEELINEEILTGKVDIDTSRFSGINNYEPGYIDKDNEIIVGLQTDAPLKRIVNPYGGYRMVKDSLNAYGVEMDEGLEEHFNNYRKTHNQGVFDAYTAEARRARTVGLLTGLPDAYGRGRIIGDYRRIALYGIDYLKEQKMKDKQNIKGLATEENIRHREELSEQIRALDEIKEMALSYGIDISKPASNAREAVQFLYLGYLAAVKENNGAAMSLGRNTTFLDIYIERDLNNGTLTEIEAQELIDQFVIKLRIVRHLRTPDYNELFAGDPNWITESIGGMGLDGRTLVTKTAFRFLHTLKTLSPAPEPNMTVLWSNDLPEGFKAYCAKMSKETGAIQYENDDLMKPIYGDDYAIACCVSAMRIGKDMQFFGARANLAKALLYAINGGVDEVKKDKNGNVIKVIDGIEKIDDEILDYDKVMKNYDKVMKDLAEIYVGTMNTIHYMHDKYAYEKGQMALHDSEVHRYMAFGIAGLSIVADSLSAIKYAKVKPIRDENGIAVDFEIEGDFPKYGNDDDRVDDIAIDIVTRFSDELKKTPTYRNAEHTLSVLTITSNVVYGKKTGSTPDGRKKGEPFAPGANPMHGRDENGALASLNSVAKLPYKDICQDGISNTFSIVPNALGKTDQDRINNLVGIMDGYFEQGAFHLNVNVLNRELLIDAMEHPEKYPTLTIRVSGYAVHFNRLTLEQKKEVISRTFHASC
- a CDS encoding aminopeptidase, with protein sequence MDLEKNLEKYAELAVKVGINLQEKEGLIIAGNTDTLPLVRKIAKKAYEAGAKHVELLLDDDDISLMRYTYGKDFVFDDYPQWKVNALEEMYKDNYHHLIVKAPNPELLKDIDGEIIARSQKSSSKAMAAISKYRMTGFTKWTIIAMPSTAWAKSVFPELDDKVAVEKLWEKVFAATRIDQEDPVKAWELHDKNLKKYRNYLNDKEFEKLVLKGPGTDLEVYLAEGHFWMGGSKESQSGCSYVANMPTEEVFTTPHKLKVNGKLKATKPLSVNGKLVENFGFEFKDGQVVDFYAEKGYEVIKNLLENDEGARYLGEIALVQDDSPISNTGILFNNTLFDENASCHFALGKSYAYAMRNGSNLSQEELIAKGANDSLIHVDFMVGGPELEITAYEKDGNVVKLFEKGNWIF